A segment of the Gossypium hirsutum isolate 1008001.06 chromosome D10, Gossypium_hirsutum_v2.1, whole genome shotgun sequence genome:
aaattttcacacatctcaattaacatgctataaacactaaaaataatattaaaataattttatgactacgtatttgtggtcccgaaaccactgttccgactagggtctaaaccgggctgttacagaaAAGATTAATCACTATTATTGGAAGTTGACAAACATTCTCAtcatatatacaaataattatatttatttaacattaaagtttcatataaaaaatttgaaaattaaaaaaaaaaatttcttttcacTCAATTCCCATATACTTATTTTGAAAAAATCAACACCCTTATAGGCAAGTACGGGAGTTAACTATTGTAGAGGCGAGCATAAGCATCTTTGTTGGTGTAGTTAACCGCCTTTTGCTTATAGTTCCTTTACAGTTTTCAAATGAAGAATATGTTCATTCCTTTTCTGTTTTTAGGCTTTCATGAACTTTTTGTCCATGGAAGAAATGTTTTTCCATTAAAGTTTTTGTACGATAATTTTGTCTGCTTTTATAGTACAGTAGTTTGGGTTTCTATTTAGTTTTTTTGGTTTTCCAAGCATCTGAGAGAAAGAAGGTAAACTCGCGGTTTGGCAATTTGTTGAGTGGTTATGGTATCGGTTTTAACAGTGCTGTCCATAGAGGGTTGGGAAGATAACAAGTGACATATCAATTCTGGCGAGGGGCAGGCAGGCGAGAGGCAACGCTAGACGATAGGGGGATGGGTTATTGAAGAAGCCTTACTGTTAAGCACCGTGGTGGGTCGGGTGAACCTCCAATTGTGAAAGATTTGCCACTGGATCGAGGAGTGGATGCTATCATCTTGGAGCGAAACAAAGGTAGATTGGAGGTGAACAAATAGTGGTGGATCTTGTCGGAGTCGGGGTCTCTCATCATTCATTTGTCACTGGAGACATGTGGTATCAAGAGAGCTCTGTATGTATCAATGTGAAAATGTCGATTTGCACGAGGGGTAGCTCAAACAACGGTTGGATACGCATAGATCTTTCCTTTGACAAGATGCTAGTCAACGAAGGGAACCTCGATCGTTATCTTCTTGTAGAAGACGAACGACAAAAAGTGTCCACGAAGGTGGTGTGGTGGATGGGTCAGGTTTGATGGCGATGGTGGCGAGAGACGAAGGATTGGAAAAGGGTCTCAACGGTCAAGGTGCTTACCATCGGCTTGTTTACTACTAGATGCTTTTACCACCGTCTGTGACTTACAACATATATGGGCAGCAGTGAAGTTGATAGTTGTTCAGTTTCTTGGTATTCTGGTTTTTAAATGAGAAAAGCGTAAGTGTGGCTGGAATCTATacttttcttttgatgttttCTTTTTAAGTCCTAGGATTTGTATTTTATttgaatgttatttatttattttttattctcattTGTACAACGTCGCggtattattttaataaagatGTCTAGCCTTTGTTTAAAAAACAGTTCcataaaagaacaaaataaagTTCATGTATCACAttgcaatttcaaaatttatctgTTTAGAATAGTCTAAATGAAAGGCTTGTGCAGTGATCAATCATAACAATTTCATCTTGTTATGGTGTTTTTGGTGGATTGGCCTATGCTTTGTCAAATGGttatataaaaaagtaaagaAGCTACGAAGGTGTTGGAATTATAGTTCGAAACATCCTTCGATAGttgtcaataaaatatttaaagagaaCACATTAGAGAAATATTTCAAATTCTAATTCTCATCAAAGCTCCCCTTTTCGGTGACCCTTGGCAACTGGTAGCCACCCCATCATTgttctctttttttcctttatcCTTCCTTGCTCCCTCACTTTCCTTCTCTTCCATtccttttattcatttttttcttcccTATATCCTTTTATGATCGCTTGAGATTGATGATCGGTCGATGGTTGATAGCTCATTCATTTCCCTTGCTCTCTCTTCTTTTTGTGCTTTCCTATTCCTTTCTCACATTTTTTTTCTCCTCCCCCACCTATGGTGGCAGTCCTTGACCATGCCACTTCGTTTGATCCACACATTTTTCTTGCTTAAAGAAATCTTTTTCGGAATAATAAAAACCCTTTGAGTCATTAATGGCTCAAGTTTTCTCAAGTTCATGGTGACTTGTTTCTTGAGCTCAACTATGCTAAGTTACCTTGAGTCTTAGTGAGTCATTGGTTAATCAACTCACTCACAACTTCTAGTCTTAGGGTAGGTTACTTGATAACTTACCCTTCAATCTAGGGGGACAATTTTTGTATCTCTCCTCCTTGCTTGAAGGATATCGCTTAGTCAAACCCTATGACTAGTAGAAGACAATAAAAACCTCGCCCAAGATGTCAGGCCAGAAGTAATCTAAGGTGACCTCACCACTTGATCAAATCTTGATTCCTTACTCTATACTTGTCTTTTGCATCCTCTATAAGTACTCAAACAAGTCACATTCACACTATTTAAGAACCTTTGAATGAGTAACTAAACAATTCCATCACATCCAAATACATGCGTACCCTAACTCATCCTCCAAGCCGCTTATTGATGACCAAAAGAGCTCCACCATTTCATCTTTTACTGAAACTAATCCAACAACCAAGGTAGATATTGaaacatataaataaaacttaaaatactAATTCTTAAAAACAATAGTCAATGTTGATGATGAATAAAAGTAGACAAAGAGAGATGATTATTCAcacaatttacaaggaaaaggtAGATCTCCTAAAGCTAAGGATGCATATTCATAGATGGTGTTAGCTATctctaagggtgagtttggatgaacGGTGTATTTAATtatggttagtgtaaaaatagctgtggcggtgagattaaataTTATAGTGATACTATAACGTGAggcaaaaagtaaattaaatgcACCGCACCTCACCCAATTACCCATCTAAACTCACCCTAAGTCTTCTATTGTTTTACATGATAATCTTCTAAATAAATGGCAATGGGAGTAATATACTCAATACTTAACAATGAGGAGATAGATGAAAAGTATACCACATGTTTAGGAGGTAATGGTCCACAATGAAAAGGTGTGGTGGCGCAGACACTCGTGACACATTGGGAAAACAAACAAATTCTCCTGACCACGTCAGAAAGAAAACCCAGGCAATTCCAGGACTCTCATGCACACAACACTTTCCATATACgaatattttaaatgttgtttattattattattaaccctATAATTATTTCTTCTTAATTCCTCCTGCACCTCGAAAAGCTTTCCAgggtttggttttttttttttttcacttttgggCCGTTCACAACTTCACACCAAGTCACCAAATGTGCTGTCATGTCTGATATTGACCTTGTCCTTTGCCTTTCCTGTACTCAAACAAAACTTGCTTTTATTACATCATTTGCGCCACTCAAAGACTTCGATTCCCGTCGCCATGAAAGATTCTCAAGCAAACAGAAATCCCCAAGCGGAATCCAAGAAGACGACGATCCCGCCTTACATGAAAGCCATTTCAGGCTCCTTCGGCGGTATCGTAGAAGCCTGTTGTCTGCAACCCATCGATGTCATCAAAACCAGGTTGCAATTGGACAGGATGGGGAATTACAAAGGGATCGTTCACTGCGGCGCCACCGTGTCTAGCACTGAAGGGGTGCGGGCTCTTTGGAAAGGATTAACGCCCTTCGCTACTCACCTCACGCTTAAGTACGCGCTCCGGATGGGATCCAACGCCATGTTGCAGAGCGCGTTCAAGGACTCGGATACTGGCACCTTGAGTAACAAAGCGAGGTTTTTATCTGGGTTCGGTGCTGGGGTTCTTGAGGCGCTTGTTATCGTTACTCCCTTTGAGGTTATCTACCCTCCTTCTCAATACAATCCGAGTTAATATTGATCTATAACTGATGATGTGCTAGTAGATCTTACATTATGTTGAGTTTGAAACTGGGTTTTTCTGTGTGTTTTTTACCATAATATTGCTAAGGGGAGTCTCAATTCTGTGTCTAAGCTTAAGATTAGGAACGTTCCTTGTGGTATTTGTTGGAGTTCAATTGTCTCTTTGATGAATCTAGGAACGTTCCTTGTACACTTTGTTGGTTCATCCGAAGGTAAATCGGATTGTGAAGCCATTAAGCTTGCTGTCTACTTTTAATAAGGCTATACAAAATGAAAGAAGCAGTTGGATTGATCTCGTTTCAATATCCGAATTAGAATTGGATATTGATGCTATTGTTCTGTCACAAGCAAGTAAAGAAGATGATAACTATTAATTTGGCTAAATCAGGACACATGTATAAATTTGAAACTTAGGAATACATTTCCCACACTGAATGTAAGTTTTGTTCCATTTCAAAGCGAGAATGATTCATATATCTTTGGAGAATGCAACTTGGAACGATGATTCATGAGACTTCATCAATTGCATGTAGTGCTTTTGATTAAACACCCGGGATTGGTGATTGCTTACTCATGGTTTTAGAATGTGATTTGCAGTGGTGCATATTATTATGCTGAGGTTAGGATTATGATGGCCTTTTAATCCTAATGTACTGAAAAGGTTTGGTTTGGTCTTTTATCGTGCAGGTGGTGAAAATTAGACTGCAGCAACAGAGAGGACTAAGTCGAGAGCTTCTAAAGTACAAAGGCCCCATACATTGTGCTCATACAATCATCCGTCAAGAAGGCCTTTTTGGGCTGTGGGCAGGAGCTGCCCCAACCGTTATGCGTAATGGGACAAACCAAGCTGCAATGTTTACAGCCAAAAATGCTTTTGATGTGGTATTATGGAAGAAACATGAAGGCGACGGGAAAGTCCTCCAACCATGGCAGTCTATGATATCAGGTTTCCTTGCGGGAACAGCTGGTCCAGTATGTACTGGTCCCTTTGATGTCGTCAAAACTAGGTTGATGGCTCAAAGTCGAGATGGAGGGGAGGTGAAGTATAAGGGCCTGGTCCATGCTATCCGAACAATATATGCTGAGGAAGGACTTCGTGCTTTGTGGAAAGGACTGCTGCCTCGGCTCATGAGGATACCACCTGGCCAGGCCATAATGTGGGCTGTTGCT
Coding sequences within it:
- the LOC107915716 gene encoding mitochondrial succinate-fumarate transporter 1, producing MKDSQANRNPQAESKKTTIPPYMKAISGSFGGIVEACCLQPIDVIKTRLQLDRMGNYKGIVHCGATVSSTEGVRALWKGLTPFATHLTLKYALRMGSNAMLQSAFKDSDTGTLSNKARFLSGFGAGVLEALVIVTPFEVVKIRLQQQRGLSRELLKYKGPIHCAHTIIRQEGLFGLWAGAAPTVMRNGTNQAAMFTAKNAFDVVLWKKHEGDGKVLQPWQSMISGFLAGTAGPVCTGPFDVVKTRLMAQSRDGGEVKYKGLVHAIRTIYAEEGLRALWKGLLPRLMRIPPGQAIMWAVADQIIGLYERRYFHSAAL